In Streptomyces sclerotialus, the DNA window CGCAGAGGAAGCCGCCGAGCACGGCGCCGAACTGGCCGCCCGCTGGGCGGAGAACGCCCTCGCCGATCCCAAGAGCGGCGTGCCGCGCCCGGCAGGCATGATCGTGGAGCCCGTGCAGGGCGAGGGCGGCGTGATCCCCGCGCCCGACAGCTGGCTGCGCCGGATGCGCGAGATCACCGCGGCGCACGACGTCCCGCTCATCGTCGACGAGGTGCAGACCGGAGTCGGCCGTACCGGCGCCTTCTGGGCCGTCGACCACAGCGGCATCGTCCCGGACGTCCTCGTCCTCTCCAAGGCCATCGGCGGCAGCCTCCCGCTCGCGGTGATCGTGTACCGCGAGGAGCTGGACACCTGGCGCCCCGGCGCGCACGCCGGCACCTTCCGCGGCAACCAGCTCGCGATGGCGGCAGGCGCCGCGACGCTCGCGTACGTACGCGAGAACGGCCTCGCCGCCCACGCCGCCGAGCTGGGCGCACGGATGCTCGCCCGGTTGCGCGGCCTGGCCGCGCACCACGACTGCATCGGCGACGTCCGTGGCCGCGGCCTGATGCTCGGCGTGGAACTGGTCGACCCGGAGGGGCCCGTGGGCGCCGACGGAGCCCCGCCGCCCGCCTCCCAGCTGGCCGCCGAGGTCCAGCAGCAGTGCCTCGACCGCGGACTGATCGTGGAGCTGGGCGGCCGCGGCGCCGCCGTCGTCCGCCTGCTCCCGCCGCTCACCCTCACCGACGAACAGGCCGACGCCGTACTCGACCGCCTCGCCGACGCCATCGCGGCGGCGGTCAGCGCCACCCCCGGACCGACGGGTTCCCCACTCCCCACGATGCGAGGCACCACCCCATGACCGAACGCCTTGGCCCCGCGACGAACGGGCCGGCCGGCCCCTCTCCGGACGCTGCCCCCGCGGCGGGCACCCCGGCGGACGAAACGCACGCGACACAGCCCCCGGCGGAGGGCCCGGACGCGGCGGCGTCCTCGGCGGAAGCGTCCGCCACGGCCCCTTCCGCCGAGTCGCCGGAGGCCTCGCCTTCCGCTGAATCGTCGGAGGCCTCGCCGGC includes these proteins:
- a CDS encoding diaminobutyrate--2-oxoglutarate transaminase family protein; the encoded protein is MAPPLAHEQILRRQSLRESAARTYARSLPVVPVRARGLTIEGADGRRYLDCLSGAGTLALGHNHPVVLEAIRAVLDSGAPLHVLDLATPVKDAFTTELFATLPRELAEHGKVQFCGPAGTDAVEAALTLVRTATGRGGLMAFSGAYHGMTAGALAASGGARDTSVTRLPYPYAYRCPFGTGGRGAGEGADGRSAEEAAEHGAELAARWAENALADPKSGVPRPAGMIVEPVQGEGGVIPAPDSWLRRMREITAAHDVPLIVDEVQTGVGRTGAFWAVDHSGIVPDVLVLSKAIGGSLPLAVIVYREELDTWRPGAHAGTFRGNQLAMAAGAATLAYVRENGLAAHAAELGARMLARLRGLAAHHDCIGDVRGRGLMLGVELVDPEGPVGADGAPPPASQLAAEVQQQCLDRGLIVELGGRGAAVVRLLPPLTLTDEQADAVLDRLADAIAAAVSATPGPTGSPLPTMRGTTP